ACGCTTCTCCCACTCCCATCCAGAAACAATCCATTCCCCACGTCATTGATGGCCGGGATCTTCTGGGAATCGCCCAGACCGGAACGGGAAAGACCGGAGGTTTCCTTCTGCCTGTCCTGCACAAGATCGCTGAAGGCAGACGGCATGGGATACGGAATCGGGCTCTCGTCCTCTCTCCGACCCGGGAACTTGCCACACAGATTCACCAGGCCGCGAAGGATTACGCGAAATACCTGCATACGAATGCCGTCCTTCTGGTGGGCGGAGTGGACTTTATCCGTCAGGAAAGGAATCTGAAAAGGAACTGGGACATCGTGGTCGCCACTCCGGGACGCCTCCTGGATCATGTCCGACGGAACAACCTGACGCTGGCAAACACCTCACTCGTCATCATCGACGAAGCGGACAGAATGCTCGATATGGGATTTTTGCCCGACATCAACACGATTGTCCGTCAATTGCCGAAAGGCCGACAATCTCTCCTTTTCTCGGCGACCTGTCCTCCACGGATCCAGGAACTTGCCGCCACCTTTCAGAACGATGCGGTGATCGTTCGCGTCGAACCGGAAAGAAAGGGTTCGGACCACATTCATCAGGAATGGATTACCGTTTCCCATGGTTCGCAAAAACTTGGTCTTCTCAAGAAAGTCCTGGATGAAGGGAAATCCGAAACCGGGCAAGTCATCATCTTTACCCGGACAAAACGCAGTGCAGAAGATCTGTCCATCGCTCTCAACGATGCCGGGTATCCGTCGGATGCTCTCCACGGAGACAAGTCCCAGCCGGTCCGAAACCGGGTCCTGAGCCGGTTCCGCAGAGGGGATCTCAAGGTTCTGGTCGCAACAGACGTGGCGGCCCGTGGTCTCGACATCGACGGGATCACCCATGTCATCAATTACGATCTGCCACAAACGGCCGAAGACTATGTTCACCGGATCGGTCGAACAGGCCGGGCGGGGAGAACCGGACGCGCGTTGTCTTTCTTTCATCCTGCGGACCGGGATATTGTCCGGTCGATTGAAACCATGGCAGGAAAACCCATTCCGCACTCACCGCATTCGATTCCTCTCAGCGAACAGAGTCTCAGAAAAACCTTCACCCGCCGGCCTTCCTTCGGAAGACCCCAGGACAGGTCCCCCCGGGGAGAAAACCGTTTCCGGACAGACCGGGGGCAGCAGGGTCGGCCGCGTTCCTCAACCAGCGGGAACCGCTTTTCCTACGGCAACCGGAAATCCTCCCAGAATTCGGCGACACCTGCCCATGAAGAAAGGTAACAAGCCTCTTCTGATCGGCATTACATCGGACTATGAACAAGAAAAAACCGGGTATCATGCCCGGTTTTTTCTGAAAGAAGCTTACGCGCGTTACATTTCCGATGCCGGCGCCGTACCGATTATTCTTCCCTCCACTCTGGACCTTCCCATAAACGTCTGGTCCATCCTTGACGGCCTGGTCCTGTCGGGATCCGGGCTGGACATTTCCCCCGACTATTATGGACAGAAAAGGACCTTCTGGAAGAATACCCTGATGTCGGACCGGCGGGTAAAAACGGAAATGGACCTTCTCAAATACTTTGAAGATCAGCAAAAACCGGTTTTGGGAATCTGTGGCGGATTCCAGATGATGAATGTCTACCGAAAAGGAACGCTGCTTGAAGACTTGCCGTCATCGGGCCGGTCCGTGATCGAACACCAGGAAAGCAGCCATGCCCTCGAATTCGACAAAGGGCCCGTCTGGCTTCCGAGGGACGTTCCCCCTGTCAACAGCTTCCATCATCAGGGGATCGACCGGCTGGGAGAGGGTCTCGAGATCTTTGCCCGTTCCCCGGACGGCGTTGCCGAGGGCATTATCGACCCCCGGCTTCCCTTCTTTCTGGGAGTACAGTGGCATCCGGAACGGCAGACCGACCATCCTCTTTCGCAAAAAATCCGCGAGAAGTTTCTGGAAACGGCGTCAGAAAAGGCGGGTCCGGCAGAGTAAGCACCTCCGGCAATTCGCGGATCGGATGCCCCAGAAGATTTTCTCCGATCCGGACAAACCGTTCCGGACTGTCTGTCACATAAAAATGTCGTTCCGGCAATGGGTTTCCCGAAGACCCGTTCGTTTTTCCGGCCTTTTTCAATTCTTCCGCCAGTTCCTGCCCCGGATCCACGAAAACGATATCCGGCAGGATCGCCTCCAGCGTCCGTCGAAGGGGAGGGTAGTGCGTGCATCCCAGGATAATGGTATCGACTTCCCGGTAAACGCTCAAAAAAGGCTCCAGATATTTTCGGGCGACCAGTTCGGCGATGGGACCTTCCGTCACACCTTCCTCGACCATCGGAGCGAACAGCGGACAAGCCTGACCATAAACACGGACAGAGTGTGCGGTCATCTCTCCGATGACGGCCGGGTAGGCCTGACTGGAAATGGTCCCTTCCGTCGCCAGGACTCCGACCGATCCCGTCCGGGTGAGACGGCAGGCCGCACGGGCACCGGCCTCCAGCACACCGACGATCGGAACATCGGGAAATTCCCGGGAAAGTTCGGGAAGCACCTGGCTTGAAACAGTAAAACACGCCGCAACGATCAGGGAAGGATGAAGCGTCCGAAGGAAGAGGACATTTTCCCGGGCAAACCGGAGGATCGTCTCCCGGGACTTCGTCCCGTAGGGGAAACGGGCCATATCCCCCAGATAGGCAAAATCCCGGTCGGGGAATGTCTCCCAAAAATGGCGGAGAACGGTCAGTCCACCGACGCCCGAATCGAAAAGGGCGATGCCGCCTTCTGGCCGTCTCTCTCCGACATTCATCGGGGAAGCCTTTCGGCGGCCTTGCGGCAGAAGGCAATTCTTTTTCCAAGGACGGCACGGCGGGCGATCGATTTTTCAAGACGAGCGCGCCAGAGACCCGGATTCTTTTCAGACAGGCCCTTGATGATCCGAATCGCCTCCAGCGGCTTGTCGCGGGATTTGAGGACCAGGAGACCGTCGCAGGTGACAGACAGGGCTCTTTCCACCACGACGGAAAAGGGAAAGGGCTTTCCGACCGCGGCCATGGACAGATCATCGGACAGAAGAAGGCCGCGAAAATCCCACTTCTTCCGAAGCATGTCCTGCATGATTTTTCGGGACAGGGTGGCCGGCCATTTCTTGTCCAGGGCGGGGTACATAACATGCGCCGTCATCAGCATCGGCATCCCGTCTGCAATCGCTTTTTCGAACGGAAGAAACTCCCGTCCAGAAAGGATGGCTTCCGGCGCATCAACCGTCGGAAGGGCCAGGTGGGAGTCCAGAAGAGTGTCTCCGTGGCCGGGAACGTGTTTCCCGCAAGGGATGACACCTCCCGCCTCGAGTCCGTGCGAAAACGCCATGGACAGACGGGCGACCTCCCAGGGCTCCCTGGAAAAGGAGCGATCGCCGATCACCGGATTGTCCGGATTGGAGTCCACATCCAGTACGGGGGCGAAATCGATGTCGATCCCCGTCTGCCGCAATGCGCGTCCGAGATGGAAGGCCGACCGGAAAATTTCGGAGGGGTCTCCATTCCCCAGGGTTCTGGCGGGAGAGAGACGGGGGACACCTTCTTTCAGGCGGGCGACACGTCCTCCCTCCTGATCGATCGCAATCCAGACGTCTTGCGGGGAAAGAGCCTCCCGGATTTCGGAAATCAGTTTTTTCACGTCCTCGGCGCGCGTCCCGTTCTCGGCAAACAACACCACGCCGCCGGGTCTGATCTGATGCAACCAGCGGATGTCTTCCGCTCCCAGGCGAGCGCCGGGAAGGCTGACCCACAACCATTGTCCCCATTCGGGTTCCGGGTGTTTCCCAGACGTCATGCCGGCAGCCTTTCAAGAAGTGTGAGCAGATTGAAAACGGCCCTGGCGCGGTGGG
The sequence above is drawn from the Leptospirillum ferriphilum ML-04 genome and encodes:
- the murI gene encoding glutamate racemase codes for the protein MNVGERRPEGGIALFDSGVGGLTVLRHFWETFPDRDFAYLGDMARFPYGTKSRETILRFARENVLFLRTLHPSLIVAACFTVSSQVLPELSREFPDVPIVGVLEAGARAACRLTRTGSVGVLATEGTISSQAYPAVIGEMTAHSVRVYGQACPLFAPMVEEGVTEGPIAELVARKYLEPFLSVYREVDTIILGCTHYPPLRRTLEAILPDIVFVDPGQELAEELKKAGKTNGSSGNPLPERHFYVTDSPERFVRIGENLLGHPIRELPEVLTLPDPPFLTPFPETSRGFFAKEDGRSAVPDATVLPERREAGGR
- a CDS encoding DEAD/DEAH box helicase, producing MTFEALGLSPEILRALNDLGHASPTPIQKQSIPHVIDGRDLLGIAQTGTGKTGGFLLPVLHKIAEGRRHGIRNRALVLSPTRELATQIHQAAKDYAKYLHTNAVLLVGGVDFIRQERNLKRNWDIVVATPGRLLDHVRRNNLTLANTSLVIIDEADRMLDMGFLPDINTIVRQLPKGRQSLLFSATCPPRIQELAATFQNDAVIVRVEPERKGSDHIHQEWITVSHGSQKLGLLKKVLDEGKSETGQVIIFTRTKRSAEDLSIALNDAGYPSDALHGDKSQPVRNRVLSRFRRGDLKVLVATDVAARGLDIDGITHVINYDLPQTAEDYVHRIGRTGRAGRTGRALSFFHPADRDIVRSIETMAGKPIPHSPHSIPLSEQSLRKTFTRRPSFGRPQDRSPRGENRFRTDRGQQGRPRSSTSGNRFSYGNRKSSQNSATPAHEER
- the nagZ gene encoding beta-N-acetylhexosaminidase, producing the protein MTSGKHPEPEWGQWLWVSLPGARLGAEDIRWLHQIRPGGVVLFAENGTRAEDVKKLISEIREALSPQDVWIAIDQEGGRVARLKEGVPRLSPARTLGNGDPSEIFRSAFHLGRALRQTGIDIDFAPVLDVDSNPDNPVIGDRSFSREPWEVARLSMAFSHGLEAGGVIPCGKHVPGHGDTLLDSHLALPTVDAPEAILSGREFLPFEKAIADGMPMLMTAHVMYPALDKKWPATLSRKIMQDMLRKKWDFRGLLLSDDLSMAAVGKPFPFSVVVERALSVTCDGLLVLKSRDKPLEAIRIIKGLSEKNPGLWRARLEKSIARRAVLGKRIAFCRKAAERLPR